A single window of Luteipulveratus halotolerans DNA harbors:
- a CDS encoding class I SAM-dependent methyltransferase, with amino-acid sequence MSPTDSADRTYDELVAEAAAVDVSGWDFSWLDGRATEARPSWGYQRLLHQRFTTTESVLDLQTGGGEVTAGAAPLPRTTVATESWRPNLAVATDTLGPLGGRVVEAPDEGPLPFEDAAFELVIARHPVVTPWAEVARVLRPGGAFVSQQVGPDSARELSEWFVGPWPDGPQARDPEVVRAAATAAGLDVVDLRLERLPMEFFDVGAVVYILRKCVWWVPDFDIARYDDRLRAMDAHIRQHGSFLAHSSRFLIEAHKG; translated from the coding sequence ATGAGCCCGACAGACAGCGCAGACCGCACCTACGACGAGCTGGTGGCCGAAGCCGCAGCGGTCGACGTGAGCGGCTGGGACTTCTCCTGGCTCGACGGCCGCGCGACCGAGGCCCGCCCGTCCTGGGGGTACCAGCGGCTGCTGCACCAGCGGTTCACCACGACCGAATCGGTGCTCGACCTGCAGACCGGCGGTGGCGAGGTCACGGCCGGAGCAGCACCCCTGCCGCGTACGACGGTCGCCACCGAGTCCTGGAGGCCCAACCTCGCCGTCGCGACCGACACGCTCGGACCCCTCGGCGGACGGGTGGTCGAGGCGCCCGACGAGGGGCCCCTGCCGTTTGAGGACGCGGCGTTCGAGCTGGTGATCGCGCGCCATCCCGTCGTGACGCCGTGGGCTGAGGTCGCGCGGGTCCTGCGTCCGGGCGGCGCGTTCGTGTCGCAGCAGGTCGGGCCCGACAGCGCGCGCGAGCTGAGCGAGTGGTTCGTCGGACCGTGGCCCGACGGGCCTCAGGCCCGCGACCCCGAGGTCGTCCGCGCAGCAGCCACCGCAGCGGGGCTCGACGTTGTCGACCTACGCCTGGAGCGCCTGCCGATGGAGTTCTTCGACGTCGGCGCCGTGGTCTACATCCTGCGCAAGTGCGTCTGGTGGGTGCCCGACTTCGACATCGCGAGGTACGACGACCGCCTCCGCGCCATGGACGCGCACATCCGCCAGCACGGCAGCTTCCTCGCGCACTCGAGCAGGTTCTTGATCGAGGCGCACAAGGGCTGA